The Lycium barbarum isolate Lr01 chromosome 9, ASM1917538v2, whole genome shotgun sequence genome has a segment encoding these proteins:
- the LOC132611762 gene encoding uncharacterized protein LOC132611762 gives MIRGGTDVPIGPVIKRTKISITREKRIRNDDPDGPITFNVEDMEGIAQPHNDALVISVLVNKFRIKRVLIDPGSSANIIRWRVIEQLGLLDQIVPTIRVLNGFNMVCEMMKGEITLPISMAGTTQQTKFYVIEGDMGYNALLGRPWIHLVRAVPSTMHQVLKFPTPEGIKTVRGEQQAAKEMFAVEESVKAEKALDRNEGKNAK, from the coding sequence ATGATCAGGGGAGGAACTGACGTTCCTATTGGGCCGGTTATCAAACGCACAAAAATTTCCATAACGAGGGAAAAGCGTATCCGGAACGATGACCCCGATGGCCCCATCACATTCAATGTCGAGGACATGGAAGGCATCGCCCAGCCGCATAATGACGCACTGGTAATATCTGTCCTTGTCAATAAGTTTAGAATTAAACGTGTgctaattgatccaggtagctcggctaatatcatccgatggagagtcatcGAACAGCTGGGACTACTAGATCAGATCGTGCCGACAATACGGGTCCTCAACGGATTCAACATGGTATGCGAAATGATGAAAGGTGAGATCACTTTACCGATCAGTATGGCAGGAACTACGCAGCAGACCaaattttatgtgatagaggGAGACATGGGATACAATGCATTGCTGGGCAGACCGTGGATTCACCTCGTAAGAGCGGTTCCCTCGACTATGCATCAGGTATTGAAATTCCCGACTCCAGAAGGTATCAAAACCGTTCGTGGTGAACAGCAGGCCGCAAAAGAAATGTTCGCGGTTGAAGAATCTGTTAAGGCTGAAAAGGCGCTAGATCGGAACGAAGGGAAGaatgccaaatag